Below is a window of Gemmatimonadota bacterium DNA.
GTAAACTGCACGGATCAGACGCCGACCATCGCGCGGCGCAAGGGGGCGGTCGTCTATGGACCCGGGAAGCAGCGCTGGGCCGACGCGGACGATGCGGTCCACGGCGTGCTGGAACGGCTTTCCGCGAAAGACCGCTATGACGCCTATGTCATCCTCGACGTCCGTTCCAGGATTTCCGCCAACTTCCTGGCCGTGATGAGCGACAAGCTGTCCCGGGGCGCACTGGCCGTCCAGTCCGGTTACAGCGTAACGGGCAGAAAGTGGACCTGGAATACGGCGAGCAGGGCCCTGCTAAGCGCATTGAAGCCCTGCTGGCTTACGAACTGGCCGTTGAATCTCCGTCTGGCCGGGGGTATCCATCGCACCGGACTGTGCGTCTCCCGGCGGCTGGTAGAAAAACACGGCGTGAATAGGCCCCGGCTGGACAACGCGCTGGGATTTCAAACCAGGCTGCTGCGCCACGACGTGGTCATCCAGTATACCGACCAGGCATGGGTATACGACCGTACCCGAGCCTTAAAACCCGAACGCTCCACGTTCGACCGCCTGAGATCCAGGTGGAAGCTCGCCCGCACCGACGGAGTGCCCCTGATCATGGATGGCCTGAAATGGCGCAGCGCGGCACAGGTAATCGGCGGTTTCAACCTCTTCATGCCCTCGTTTAACACGACGCTGCTCTCGGCGCTGCTGTTCTTCGGCCTCGCCGTGTACCTGAATGGCGTCGCTTCGGCCATCGCCCTGGGCTGGATCGCGCTGATCGCCAGTCTTGCGATTTTCGTGGTTTTCAGACTCTGGTTCATGCGCGCCCCGGTCCTGGCCTATGCGGCGCTGCCGTCCCTGCCCCTGATTCTGTTCTGGCAGGCCGTGAGATCCTGTTTTGCCTCCAGTCCGAAGCCGCCGCCGGCCAAGGCCGAGACCAGGGACAAGGTCCAGCCCGAATCGGGAAGCGGGCGCACGCAGGGCCGCAAGCCGCGCAGGCGGTATTCGAGAAGACCCAGGCGCCAGCCTTCCTGAGCAGGGATGGCCCCGTGTCGGTCTTCTCGAACAGGCCAGCCCCGGGAGCGTGACCCATTCCACTTCACCACGCGTTGATTCTCGGATTCCTGCAGGGCGTCACGGAATTCCTGCCGATCAGCAGTTCCGGCCATCTCGTGGTGTTCCAGTGGCTGTTCGGAC
It encodes the following:
- a CDS encoding glycosyltransferase family 2 protein yields the protein MTYLSLLESVVLAGSVVLVAYGFLLSFIGRIRGSGKVPLIFPRHVFALVVPVRNDEGTIGRTVEHLRRNKYPRSMFDVIVAPVNCTDQTPTIARRKGAVVYGPGKQRWADADDAVHGVLERLSAKDRYDAYVILDVRSRISANFLAVMSDKLSRGALAVQSGYSVTGRKWTWNTASRALLSALKPCWLTNWPLNLRLAGGIHRTGLCVSRRLVEKHGVNRPRLDNALGFQTRLLRHDVVIQYTDQAWVYDRTRALKPERSTFDRLRSRWKLARTDGVPLIMDGLKWRSAAQVIGGFNLFMPSFNTTLLSALLFFGLAVYLNGVASAIALGWIALIASLAIFVVFRLWFMRAPVLAYAALPSLPLILFWQAVRSCFASSPKPPPAKAETRDKVQPESGSGRTQGRKPRRRYSRRPRRQPS